A region of Lycium barbarum isolate Lr01 chromosome 3, ASM1917538v2, whole genome shotgun sequence DNA encodes the following proteins:
- the LOC132629967 gene encoding purine-uracil permease NCS1: MVSKSLSFSLHHLHPHHEIFTKPKTLYSLRTSSIPTTLTTTTSTKLSFSQNKLVQSFFNKNCNHNNNNNIVSPMALSSQNDEFQPDPSLTNDDLKPTSTDQRNFSGWEMASLWIGLVVGVPSYYLAGSLVDLGMSWWQGIAIVVVANLITLVPLILIGQPGTKFGISFPVLARSSFGIKGAHIPTLLRALVGCGWYGIETWIGGEAIFLLLPKVIKNSSFSQSLSWLGTSPLEFACFITFWIAQLAIVWKGIDGIRELEKYSAPILISLTSCLLIWAYVKAGGFGHMLDLSSRITNSEFWSLFFPSITANISFWATLALNIPDFTRYAKSQNDQIFGQVGLPIFMGLFTFVGLAVTSSTKVIFGHVISNPITLLGEIGGFLTTFLAIVGISLATITTNIAANVVAPANALVNLSPSRFTFRRGAILTALLGVVFQPWRLLKSSESFVYTWLVGYSALLGPIMGIILADYYLVQGMNLRINDLYTLSPNGEYYYSSGYNLKAMLALVVGILPVIPGFLQNVGILDSIPKAFVIIYNNAWFFSLFLAGGLYWILSFLKWKKKNQLHIDSLLPNES, from the coding sequence ATGGTGTCCAAATCTCTCAGCTTCAGTCTTCACCATCTTCATCCCCACCATGAAATTTTCACAAAGCCCAAGACCCTATATTCCCTTAGAACATCTTCAATTCCAACCACCTTAACTACTACTACTAGTACTAAACTAAGTTTTTCACAAAACAAACTTGTACAATCTTTTTTCAACAAAAATtgtaaccacaacaacaataataacattgtTTCTCCCATGGCATTATCAAGTCAAAATGATGAATTTCAGCCTGATCCTAGCCTTACAAATGATGATCTCAAGCCGACGTCGACCGATCAACGAAACTTTTCAGGTTGGGAAATGGCTAGTTTATGGATTGGACTAGTTGTTGGGGTACCTTCATATTACCTGGCTGGTAGCCTAGTTGATCTTGGAATGTCATGGTGGCAAGGAATTGCAATTGTTGTTGTAGCCAATTTGATAACTTTGGTGCCACTTATATTAATTGGTCAACCAGGCACAAAATTTGGTATATCATTTCCTGTTTTAGCAAGATCATCATTTGGCATTAAAGGTGCACATATTCCTACACTACTTAGAGCTTTAGTTGGTTGTGGTTGGTATGGTATTGAAACATGGATTGGCGGTGAAGCAATTTTTCTTTTGTTACCAAAAGTTATCAAAAATTCATCTTTTTCTCAATCACTTTCTTGGCTTGGCACTTCACCTCTTGAATTTGCTTGTTTTATCACTTTTTGGATAGCACAATTGGCTATTGTGTGGAAAGGGATAGATGGTATTAGAGAATTGGAAAAATACTCTGCCCCAATACTTATTTCACTTACTTCTTGTTTACTCATTTGGGCCTATGTTAAGGCAGGTGGATTTGGTCATATGCTAGATTTATCATCAAGAATCACTAATTCAGAGTTTTGGTCACTTTTTTTCCCATCAATAACAGCAAATATTAGTTTTTGGGCCACTTTGGCACTCAACATACCTGATTTTACTAGATATGCAAAGAGCCAAAATGACCAAATTTTTGGCCAAGTAGGGCTACCTATCTTTATGGGGTTGTTCACTTTTGTGGGCCTGGCTGTGACATCTTCAACAAAAGTTATTTTTGGGCATGTAATTTCGAACCCCATTACACTTTTAGGTGAAATTGGTGGATTCTTGACAACTTTTCTAGCCATTGTTGGTATTAGCCTAGCCACAATTACAACCAACATTGCTGCCAATGTCGTCGCGCCGGCAAATGCTTTAGTCAATCTTAGCCCTTCAAGGTTCACTTTTAGAAGAGGTGCAATTTTAACAGCATTGTTAGGAGTTGTTTTTCAACCTTGGAGGTTACTAAAATCAAGTGAAAGTTTTGTGTACACATGGCTAGTTGGATATTCTGCATTGTTGGGGCCAATTATGGGAATAATTTTGGCTGATTATTACCTAGTTCAAGGGATGAATCTGAGGATCAATGATTTGTACACATTGAGTCCAAATGGTGAATATTATTACTCAAGTGGCTATAATTTAAAGGCTATGCTTGCTTTGGTTGTTGGGATTTTGCCAGTTATTCCAGGGTTTTTGCAAAATGTTGGGATTTTGGATTCAATTCCAAAGGCATTTGTTATCATTTACAACAATGCTTGGTTCTTTAGCTTGTTTTTAGCAGGGGGACTATATTGGATTCTTTCATTTTTAAAGTGGAAAAAGAAAAACCAACTACACATAGATTCATTGTTACCTAATGAATCTTAG